In Wolbachia endosymbiont of Spodoptera picta, a single window of DNA contains:
- a CDS encoding UDP-N-acetylglucosamine--N-acetylmuramyl-(pentapeptide) pyrophosphoryl-undecaprenol N-acetylglucosamine transferase → MDIILATGGTGGHVFPAITLAKALKVQGHNCILFTDQKTINIESYILPLCKPSGNKLKFLFLLMYSCVLALYQTRKLKPKLIIGFGSYASFPTLFAAKIFSIPIILHEQNIVLGRVNRFFFKSAKLIATSFPETKYAEGSKCVFTGNFVDIEAQGYSRAETVLNVLIIAGSQGANFFDDVVSSVICDLPVEVKERIRVTQQCTKKNINKVKSLYKSEGIDCELSEFLDDMENKLANAHLVISRAGATSIAEITLAERPAVYIPYPHSKDNHQFYNAKHIEDSGAAVMVEQNSNAKKNLGELLVDLLQNCQKLLDMANNTKKTRIRNGVTEFIKAIAQELS, encoded by the coding sequence ATGGATATTATTCTAGCAACAGGCGGTACAGGTGGGCATGTTTTTCCAGCTATAACCTTAGCAAAAGCACTAAAGGTACAAGGGCACAATTGTATATTATTCACTGATCAAAAAACCATCAATATAGAAAGTTATATTTTACCATTGTGCAAGCCAAGTGGCAACAAATTGAAGTTTCTCTTTTTGTTAATGTATAGTTGTGTATTAGCACTGTATCAAACAAGAAAATTAAAACCAAAGCTAATCATTGGTTTTGGTAGCTACGCTTCTTTTCCAACTCTTTTTGCAGCAAAGATTTTTTCTATACCTATAATTTTACATGAACAAAATATAGTTTTAGGGAGAGTAAATAGATTCTTTTTCAAGAGTGCAAAATTAATTGCAACTAGCTTTCCAGAGACTAAGTATGCAGAAGGTAGTAAATGCGTTTTTACAGGAAATTTTGTCGATATAGAAGCACAAGGCTATTCTAGAGCTGAAACAGTTTTAAACGTGTTAATAATAGCAGGCAGTCAGGGTGCAAATTTTTTTGATGATGTAGTGAGCAGCGTAATTTGTGATCTACCTGTTGAAGTAAAAGAGAGGATTAGAGTAACGCAGCAATGTACGAAGAAAAATATAAACAAGGTCAAGAGTCTATACAAAAGTGAAGGAATTGATTGTGAGTTAAGTGAGTTTCTCGATGATATGGAAAATAAACTGGCCAATGCTCATTTGGTAATTAGCAGAGCGGGGGCAACTTCAATAGCAGAGATTACTCTTGCTGAGCGTCCTGCTGTATATATTCCTTATCCTCACTCAAAAGATAACCATCAATTTTATAATGCAAAACATATTGAAGATTCGGGAGCAGCTGTAATGGTTGAGCAAAATAGTAACGCGAAAAAGAATCTAGGAGAGTTGCTAGTTGATTTATTGCAAAATTGTCAAAAATTGCTTGATATGGCTAATAATACTAAGAAAACAAGAATAAGGAATGGAGTTACTGAATTTATTAAGGCAATAGCTCAAGAACTTAGTTGA
- the lpdA gene encoding dihydrolipoyl dehydrogenase, giving the protein MNEYDITVIGSGPGGYIAAIRAAQFGFKTAIVEKEENLGGICLNWGCIPTKSLLRASEIYRLITRSEEFGIKVKDASFNIQSIVKYSRNVVDKLSSGVAYLMKKNNIKVHQGFGKLAGNRTVKILNDKKEEEISSNHIILATGVRARNLPGIEADGDLIWNAQHAMTPKKLPKSLLIIGSGAIGIEFASFYSTLGVDVTIIEVKDTILPLEDKDISNLVQEIFTKQGIKIYTSNSVKTFTKNKDSVQVQLSSGDNKEFDRVIVAVGVQANTENIGLENTKIKLSPSGFIETNEWYETSESSVYAIGDVAGPPCLAHKASHEAVICVEKIAGKNAHKLKKECIPNCTYSHQQVASVGLTEEQAIKSGYDIKVGKFHSNFNGKSIALSETEGLVKTIIDKKTGELLGAHMIGAEVTELISNFALAKQLEGTDCDIKSTIFPHPTISEIIHESVLAADDESLNS; this is encoded by the coding sequence ATGAATGAGTATGATATTACAGTTATAGGCAGCGGTCCTGGTGGTTATATAGCAGCAATTAGAGCGGCACAGTTTGGATTTAAAACTGCAATTGTTGAAAAGGAAGAAAATTTGGGTGGTATATGCTTAAATTGGGGGTGTATACCAACAAAATCGCTACTTAGAGCATCTGAAATTTATAGGTTAATAACAAGATCAGAAGAATTTGGCATAAAAGTAAAGGATGCAAGTTTTAATATACAATCAATAGTGAAATACTCAAGAAACGTTGTTGATAAATTGTCAAGCGGTGTTGCATATTTGATGAAAAAAAATAACATCAAAGTTCATCAAGGCTTTGGTAAACTTGCAGGTAATCGTACTGTAAAAATTCTTAATGACAAAAAGGAGGAGGAAATTTCTTCCAATCATATCATTTTAGCAACAGGTGTTAGAGCGCGAAATCTACCTGGAATAGAGGCGGATGGAGATTTAATATGGAATGCGCAGCACGCTATGACTCCAAAGAAGTTACCAAAATCGCTACTAATCATAGGTTCTGGTGCGATAGGAATAGAATTTGCAAGTTTTTATAGTACTTTGGGGGTTGATGTAACAATTATAGAAGTAAAAGACACTATTTTGCCGCTGGAAGATAAAGACATTTCAAATTTAGTACAAGAGATATTTACAAAACAAGGAATAAAAATATATACGAGCAATAGTGTAAAAACTTTCACTAAAAATAAAGACTCTGTTCAAGTGCAGCTAAGTAGTGGTGATAATAAAGAATTCGATAGAGTAATTGTTGCAGTTGGCGTTCAAGCAAACACTGAAAATATAGGTTTAGAAAATACAAAAATTAAGTTGAGTCCTTCTGGTTTCATTGAAACGAATGAGTGGTATGAAACAAGTGAATCAAGTGTGTATGCAATAGGTGATGTAGCTGGTCCCCCATGTTTAGCGCATAAAGCAAGTCATGAAGCTGTAATCTGTGTTGAGAAAATTGCTGGTAAAAATGCTCATAAGTTAAAAAAAGAGTGCATACCAAATTGCACTTACTCTCATCAGCAAGTAGCAAGCGTTGGCCTTACTGAGGAACAGGCAATAAAAAGTGGATACGATATAAAAGTAGGAAAATTTCACTCCAACTTTAATGGTAAATCTATTGCACTAAGTGAAACTGAAGGTTTAGTGAAAACAATTATAGACAAAAAAACAGGCGAACTTCTTGGAGCTCACATGATAGGAGCGGAAGTAACAGAGTTAATTAGCAATTTCGCTCTTGCAAAGCAACTAGAGGGAACAGACTGCGACATAAAATCTACGATTTTTCCTCATCCAACTATTTCGGAAATTATACACGAATCAGTACTTGCTGCAGATGATGAATCGTTAAATAGTTAA